The genome window TAACGGGGCCTCACGCCGCCCGCCTGCCTCTTCCGATCTTCAATGCCTTCTCGCTTTCCAGCAGGCGCTTGAGGGCCGCCTCGCTGCGGCTCAGCCCCTCCAGTTCAGCGGGCAGACGTCCGGCGCGCGGCTCGTAGTCGTCCAACACCTTGCCCTCCAGATAGCGGTCGAAGATCACCGGACAGATGTAGCTGCCCCGCGTGACGGCGGGCGTGTTGCCCAGGTCCTCGGCCACATGTCTGACGCAGTCCACCAGCACCCGGCGGGCCTCGCGCTCGGTGCCCGCCACCCCCACCTCGGCCAGATACTCGGCGGCCAGCAGTGTGCCGCCCCAGGTGCGGAAATCCTTGGCGGTAAAGGGACCGATCACCTCCTTCAGGTAAGTGTTCAACTCCGGGGCGCGGACGCGGCGGCGGCCCTCCTCGGCCACCGTCTGGAACAGCCACGGACCAGGCAGTTCCAGCAGTTTCGTGATGTTGTTTGCCAGCGTGGAGTTGCGCGTCGCCTTGTTCTGCGTGATGCCGTGCTTGCCCCGGAAGTCGAAGGTGACCAGATTGCCCTCTACCTTCACGTGCCGCTGGCGCAGGGTGCTGAGGCCGTAGGTCTTGTGCTGCTTGGCATAGGCGTCACTGCCCACCCGGAAATGCGCGACGTGCAGCAGCCGGGTCATCAGGGCCATCACCTTGCGCGGCGGCAGACCCTGCAGGCGCAGGTCGGCGGTAGTAACCTCACGTAACGTCGGCAAGGCCGTGGCGAAGCGCGTCAGCCGCTGCCACTTCTTCAAAGCCCCGGCCTGCACGAAATCGGGGTGGTAGCGGTATTGCAGC of Deinococcus aerolatus contains these proteins:
- a CDS encoding DNA topoisomerase IB, encoding MPGRTEILQEEYLRREGSDPRKFRYFWPDGTRYEDQEGIARISSLAVPPAYEDVYVSPDADAELQAFGRDAAGRLQYRYHPDFVQAGALKKWQRLTRFATALPTLREVTTADLRLQGLPPRKVMALMTRLLHVAHFRVGSDAYAKQHKTYGLSTLRQRHVKVEGNLVTFDFRGKHGITQNKATRNSTLANNITKLLELPGPWLFQTVAEEGRRRVRAPELNTYLKEVIGPFTAKDFRTWGGTLLAAEYLAEVGVAGTEREARRVLVDCVRHVAEDLGNTPAVTRGSYICPVIFDRYLEGKVLDDYEPRAGRLPAELEGLSRSEAALKRLLESEKALKIGRGRRAA